CGCAACTCGATCGACTTCCCGCTGCTGAGCGTGGCCGCCGCGGGCGAGTTCGCCGAGGACGGCACGGTCGAGGATCTGCGCGTCGTCGTGAGCGCGCTGGGTGCGCGGCAGCGCGCGCTGTCGGGGATCGACAAGGTCGCTGTGGGCAACGAGCTGGACGACGACGTGATGGACGCGGTGGCCGAGCGCGCTTTCGCGCAGTGCCACCCGCTGACCAACATCATCGTGGATCCGGACTGGCGCCGCGCGATGGTGCCGGTGCACGTGCGGCGCGCCCTCGAAGCCCTGGAACCCGCACCGCTGGCGGTGTAGGCTTTAGGCGCTCTCGAGCGAGGCTTGGAGCGACCGGGCCCCGCCTGGCCCGCGACTACGAATCGAAGAACGACTTACGACGGAGAGAAAAGCGGATGGCCACCTATACCTGCGACGTATGCGGCATGGGCGTGAACATGACCTGCGCCACCTGCGGCCGGGAGCTCGAGCACGACGTCATCACCACGGCGGCCGGCGCCGAGGTCGCGGTTTCCAAGTGCCCGGAGGGGCACGGCAAGATCAAGTCGCCCATGTGCTGCGGGCAGGACATGGCCTGCGAGATCTGAGCGAGCGGCTGCCTCTTACCTGGTCGGTCGCGTGCGCTCGCTAGTGATGACCGCCACACCGGCCACGATGATCGCCGCCGCGAGCAGCACGCGCGGCGTAACCGGCTCGCTCGCCAGCAGCCAGCCCAGGAACACCGCCACAACCGGGTTCACGTAAGCGTACGTCGACACCCTCGCGGCGGTGGACACACGCAGCAGCCAGACGTATGCGCTGTAGCCGACGATCGCGCCGAACACGATCAGGTAGCCCAGCGACGCCACCGACAGCGTGGAGAAGCCCGCGGGGTTCACCTCCGCCGCTTCGCCCGTGCCGAGCCCCAGCAGCAGCAGGAACAGCCCGCCGAGCATCATCTGCCCAGCGGTGGCCACCAGGGGTGACTTGGGCTGCGGCGCTCGCCTGGCGTATATGGACCCTGCGGCCCAGGACACGCTCGCGCCCAGCGCCACCAGGCCGCGCACCGGGTCCACCAGGTCGGCGGCGCCGACGGCGTCCGGGCCCACCAGCAGCACCGCGCCGGCGAACCCGAGCGCGAGGCCCAGCACCACGCGCGCGCTGGGCCGCGGGCCGGTCCCGTACGCCCAGTCCAGCAGCACCATCCAGAGGGGCACGGTGGCGACCAGGAGCGCCACGATGCCCGACGGGACCTTCTCGGTGGCCCATACCACGCCGCCGTTGCCCCCGAGCAGCATCAGCGCACCCATGACCGCCGCGGTCTTCCACTGCGCGCCCGTGGGCCGCGCTGCGCCACGCGCCTGCGTCCAGGCGAACAGAAGCGCGCCCGCGATGCTGAACCGGACGCCCGCCATGAGGAAGCCGGGCAGCGTCTCGATCGCGAAGCGGATCGCCAGGTACGTGCTGCCCCAGATGAGGTAGACCGCCGCGAACGCGGCCAGGACCCCGGCCAGCGGCGGCGCGTTGGACTTTGCGGACACGGCCCTCACATTGCGGAGGTTTGGGACAAGGCGCCCCAAGCTAGCGGAAGGCGCAACCCGTAATGTCCGGTGGATCGACACGGAATTCGAACCCATGCGCATAGAGCTGGAAACGCTGGAACTCAGCACCCGCCACGCCTTCCACATCGCCCGCATGCAGGCGCCGCCCACGCGCCGCACGGTGTGGGTGCGGCTGATCGACGGCGACGGCGTGCAGGGGTGGGGCGAGGCGCCCACCTCGACGCCGTACTACGGGGAGACGGCGGAGACCGCGCACGCGGCCCTGCGGCAGGTGGAGGGGTTGGTCGTCGAGGCCGCGGTCCGCGAACGCGGCGGCGCCGAAGCCGGCGGCCCGGAGGCGATCCCGCCGGGGCCGATCGAGGAGGCTGTCGCTGCGGCGTTATCCGGTCAGCCGATGGCGCGCGCGGGCCTGTCCGCGGCCCTCCACGACCTGCTCGGCAAGCGCGCGGGCGCGCCGGTCTGGCGCACGTGGGGCCTGGACCCCGCCGCAGCGCCGCGCTCGAGCTACACGATCGGCCTGGACGAGCCGGCCGTCATGCGCGAGCGCGCCGCCGAGACCGCCGGCTACCCGGTGATCAAGGTGAAGGTCGGGACGGACGCGGACGAGGCGTCGCTCGCCGCGATCCGCGATGTCAGGCCAGACGCCACGCTGCTGGTGGACGCCAACACGGCGTGGACCCTCCAGGGCGCCATCGACCGCCTGCCGATGCTGGAGGCCTACCGCGTGGCGGTCATCGAGCAGCCGCTACACCCCGACGACGAGGACAGTTGGCTGCCCCTCCGCCGCGCGTCGAGCGTCCCCCTGGTCGCCGACGAGAGCTGCCTGAACGCGGCCGACGTGGAGCGACTCGCCGGCAACGTCGATGGGATCAACATCAAGCTGGCCAAGTGCGGCTCGCTGACCGAGGCGAGGCGCATGGCGGAGGTCGCGCGCTCGCACGACATGATCGTCATGCTGGGGTGCATGGTTGAGAGCACTCTGGGGATCGCGGCCGGAGTGCAGGTCGCGCCGCTGGTGGACTACTGCGACCTGGACGGCGCCGCCTTGCTCGCGGAGGACCCGTTCACGGGACCCGGACTCGAGGCGGACGGCAGCCTGCGCTTCAACGACGAGCCGGGGCTGGGGGTGCGAAAGCGGGAGTAGGCGTTGGTCGGCCGAGTCCCTAGATCGCCGCGATCACCCTCTCGGCGTGCTCCTTCGGCTTCACCCTGCGCCAGGCGTGGGCGATGACGCCGTCCGGGCCGATGATGAAGGTGCTGCGCTCGATGCCCATGTACTTGCGCCCGTACATGGACTTCTCCTTCCACACGCCGTACGCCTCGGCGACTGCGTGGTCTTCATCGGCCAGCAGCGGAAAGTTCAGGTCGTGCTTCGCGCGGAACTTGGCGTGCAATGACACCGGGTCGGGGCTGACGCCCAGGACCACGGCGTTGCCCTCCTCGATACGGCCGAGGTTGTCGCGCAGGTCGCACGCCTGGGTCGTACACCCGGAAGTGAGGTCCTTGGGGTAGAAGTAGAGTACGACGGTCTTGCCGCGCAGGTCGGACAGCCGCACGTCCCCATCGGTATCCGAAGGCAGCACGAAGTCCGGGGCCAGGTCTCCCGCGTCGATCACGCGCCGCCTCCTTCCAGGGATTCCTCCGCGACGGCTCCGGGCGCGGGCTCGCCCCCGCCGGTGGCCGAGCCTGCGTCGTCCTCCAGCACTGCCGCCGCCGCCCTCTTGAGGGTGCGATCCTCCGCGTAGAGCGAGATCACGAGCAGAATCGCGCCGACGGTCACGGCCGAGTCGGCCACGTTGAAGATCGGCCAGCGCATGAAGCCGAGGTCCACCGGACCGATGAAGTCAACGACCCCGCGGTCCCAGCGCACCCGGTCTATCAGGTTGCCGATCGCG
This region of Gemmatimonadota bacterium genomic DNA includes:
- a CDS encoding EamA family transporter, producing MSAKSNAPPLAGVLAAFAAVYLIWGSTYLAIRFAIETLPGFLMAGVRFSIAGALLFAWTQARGAARPTGAQWKTAAVMGALMLLGGNGGVVWATEKVPSGIVALLVATVPLWMVLLDWAYGTGPRPSARVVLGLALGFAGAVLLVGPDAVGAADLVDPVRGLVALGASVSWAAGSIYARRAPQPKSPLVATAGQMMLGGLFLLLLGLGTGEAAEVNPAGFSTLSVASLGYLIVFGAIVGYSAYVWLLRVSTAARVSTYAYVNPVVAVFLGWLLASEPVTPRVLLAAAIIVAGVAVITSERTRPTR
- a CDS encoding dipeptide epimerase; protein product: MRIELETLELSTRHAFHIARMQAPPTRRTVWVRLIDGDGVQGWGEAPTSTPYYGETAETAHAALRQVEGLVVEAAVRERGGAEAGGPEAIPPGPIEEAVAAALSGQPMARAGLSAALHDLLGKRAGAPVWRTWGLDPAAAPRSSYTIGLDEPAVMRERAAETAGYPVIKVKVGTDADEASLAAIRDVRPDATLLVDANTAWTLQGAIDRLPMLEAYRVAVIEQPLHPDDEDSWLPLRRASSVPLVADESCLNAADVERLAGNVDGINIKLAKCGSLTEARRMAEVARSHDMIVMLGCMVESTLGIAAGVQVAPLVDYCDLDGAALLAEDPFTGPGLEADGSLRFNDEPGLGVRKRE
- the bcp gene encoding thioredoxin-dependent thiol peroxidase — translated: MIDAGDLAPDFVLPSDTDGDVRLSDLRGKTVVLYFYPKDLTSGCTTQACDLRDNLGRIEEGNAVVLGVSPDPVSLHAKFRAKHDLNFPLLADEDHAVAEAYGVWKEKSMYGRKYMGIERSTFIIGPDGVIAHAWRRVKPKEHAERVIAAI